In one Zonotrichia albicollis isolate bZonAlb1 chromosome 14, bZonAlb1.hap1, whole genome shotgun sequence genomic region, the following are encoded:
- the ZNF711 gene encoding zinc finger protein 711 isoform X1: MDPGGGSLGLQTQESKMPHTMIMQDFVAGMAGTAHIDGDHIVVSVPEAVLVSDVVTDDGITLDHGLAAEVVQGPDIIAETDVVTEGVIVPDSVLEADVAIEEALDTGEHVLASDLMAETVRVPEQVFVADLVTGPEGHLEHVVQDAVPGAHSPTMVSEEVLVTNSDSEAVIQAAGTVPGSTVTIKTEDDDDGKSTSEDYLMISLDDVGEKLDHIGSTPLKISTEVANDDVAKDDGFGSEVIKVYIFKAEAEDDVEIGGTEIVTESDFHNGHSVAGVIEQGGVGRVQREKMVYMAVKDSSQEDEDISCAEIADEVYMEVIVGEEEATSLPDTQLEDSGVNKTFVPVAWAAAYGDERRLPRRYEDGQAAGNNLDTRLENKNGNATQYLQICDSISTNRVLKQKTKKRRRGEARQWQTAVIIGPDGQPLTVYPCHICGKKFKSRGFLKRHMKNHPDHMIKKKYQCTDCDFTTNKKVSFHNHLESHKLINKVDKTHEFTEYTRRYREASPLSSNKLILRDKEPKLHKCKYCDYESAEQGLLNRHLLAVHSKNFPHVCVECGKGFRHPSELKKHMRTHTGEKPYQCQHCVFRCADQSNLKTHIKTKHGTDLPFKCEHCPQAFADEKELQQHTELFQGHKTHQCPHCDHKSTNSSDLKRHIISVHTKDFPHKCEVCEKGFHRPSELKKHSETHKGKKIHQCRHCDFKTSDPFVLSGHILSVHTKDLPFKCKRCKRGFRQQNELKKHMKTHSGRKVYQCQYCEYSTTDASGFKRHVISIHTKDYPHRCEFCKKGFRRPSEKNQHIMRHHKEAIL; this comes from the exons TGGCTGGGATGGCTGGCACCGCTCACATCGATGGAGACCACATTGTCGTGTCAGTCCCTGAAGCCGTCCTGGTCTCTGACGTGGTCACGGACGACGGGATCACGCTGGACCACGGCCTGGCAGCCGAGGTGGTGCAGGGCCCCGACATCATCGCCGAGACCGACGTCGTCACCGAGGGCGTCATCGTGCCCGACTCGGTGCTGGAGGCCGACGTGGCCATCGAGGAGGCCCTGGACACCGGCGAGCACGTCCTGGCCTCGGACCTGATGGCGGAGACCGTGCGCGTTCCCGAgcaggtgtttgtggcagaccTCGTCACGGGCCCCGAGGGACACCTGGAGCACGTGGTGCAGGACGCCGTGCCCGGCGCCCACTCGCCCACCATGGTGTCCGAGGAGGTGCTGGTGACCAACTCGGACTCGGAGGCCGTGATCCAGGCTGCTGGCACCGTCCCTGGCTCCACTGTCACCATCAAAACCGAGGACGACGACGACGGCAAGAGCACTTCTGAAGACTACCTGATGATTTCTT TGGATGATGTTGGAGAGAAATTGGACCATATAGGAAGCACTCCCTTGAAGATCAGTACGGAGGTGGCAAATGATGATGTTGCTAAAGATGATGGCTTTGGTTCAGAAGTTATCAAAGTCTACATATTTAAAGCTGAAGCTGAAGATGATGTTGAAATAG GTGGGACAGAAATTGTCACTGAGAGTGACTTTCACAATGGCCATTCTGTAGCTGGAGTCATTGAACAAGGAGGTGTTGGGAGAGTGCAGCGAGAAAAAATGGTTTACATGGCTGTTAAGGACTCTTCTCAGGAAGATGAAGATATTA GCTGTGCTGAAATAGCAGATGAAGTTTATATGGAAGTTATTGTAGGGGAAGAAGAAGCCACATCCCTTCCAGACACCCAGCTTGAGGACTCGGGCGTGAATAAAACGTTTGTCCCCGTTGCTTGGGCTGCTGCTTACG GAGATGAAAGAAGGCTTCCCCGAAGATACGAAGATGGTCAAGCGGCAG GAAATAACTTGGATACACGATTAGAAAACAAAAACGGTAATGCAACACAGTACCTGCAGATTTGTGATAGCATTAGCACTAATAGAGTgctcaaacaaaaaaccaagaaaaggaggagaggagaggccaGGCAATGGCAAACAG CTGTTATAATAGGTCCTGATGGACAGCCCTTAACAGTTTACCCTTGTCATATTTGtgggaaaaaatttaaatccaGAGGATTCTTGAAAAGGCATATGAAGAACCATCCCGATCATATGATCAAGAAGAAATACCAGTGTACAGACTGTGACTTTACAACTAACAAAAAAGTAAGTTTCCACAATCATCTGGAAAGCCATAAACTTATAAATAAAGTTGATAAAACGCACGAGTTTACAGAGTACACGAGAAGATACAGAGAGGCGAGCCCGTTGAGTTCCAATAAACTCATCCTGAGGGACAAGGAGCCCAAGCTGCACAAGTGCAAATATTGTGACTATGAgagtgcagagcaggggctgctcaACAGGCACCTGCTGGCAGTCCATAGCAAGAACTTCCCTCATGTGTGCGTGgagtgcgggaagggcttccGCCACCCCTCGGAGCTGAAAAAGCACATGAGGACCCACACGGGGGAAAAGCCATACCAGTGTCAGCACTGCGTGTTCAGGTGTGCTGACCAGTCCAACCTGAAAACTCACATCAAAACCAAACACGGCACCGACCTGCCCTTTAAATGTGAGCACTGTCCCCAGGCCTTCGCCGACgagaaggagctgcagcagcacaccgAGCTCTTCCAAGGCCATAAGACtcaccagtgtccccactgtgaCCACAAGAGCACCAACTCCAGCGACCTGAAGCGACACATCATTTCAGTGCACACCAAGGATTTTCCCCACAAGTGTGAGGTGTGCGAGAAAGGCTTCCACCGGCCCTCGGAGCTCAAGAAGCATAGCGAGACCCATAAAGGGAAAAAGATCCACCAGTGTAGGCACTGTGACTTCAAAACCTCCGACCCCTTTGTGCTCAGTGGGCACATCCTCTCCGTGCACACCAAGGACCTGCCTTTTAAATGCAAACGGTGTAAAAGGGGCTTCAGGCAGCAGAACGAACTGAAGAAGCACATGAAGACCCACAGTGGCAGGAAGGTGTACCAGTGCCAGTACTGTGAGTACAGCACCACGGACGCGTCGGGCTTTAAGCGCCACGTCATCTCCATCCACACCAAAGACTACCCCCACAGGTGTGAGTTCTGCAAAAAGGGCTTCCGCAGGCCCTCCGAGAAAAATCAGCACATCATGAGGCACCACAAAGAGGCCATCCTGTGA
- the ZNF711 gene encoding zinc finger protein 711 isoform X2 encodes MDPGGGSLGLQTQESKMPHTMIMQDFVAGMAGTAHIDGDHIVVSVPEAVLVSDVVTDDGITLDHGLAAEVVQGPDIIAETDVVTEGVIVPDSVLEADVAIEEALDTGEHVLASDLMAETVRVPEQVFVADLVTGPEGHLEHVVQDAVPGAHSPTMVSEEVLVTNSDSEAVIQAAGTVPGSTVTIKTEDDDDGKSTSEDYLMISLDDVGEKLDHIGSTPLKISTEVANDDVAKDDGFGSEVIKVYIFKAEAEDDVEIGGTEIVTESDFHNGHSVAGVIEQGGVGRVQREKMVYMAVKDSSQEDEDISCAEIADEVYMEVIVGEEEATSLPDTQLEDSGVNKTFVPVAWAAAYGDERRLPRRYEDGQAAGNNLDTRLENKNAVIIGPDGQPLTVYPCHICGKKFKSRGFLKRHMKNHPDHMIKKKYQCTDCDFTTNKKVSFHNHLESHKLINKVDKTHEFTEYTRRYREASPLSSNKLILRDKEPKLHKCKYCDYESAEQGLLNRHLLAVHSKNFPHVCVECGKGFRHPSELKKHMRTHTGEKPYQCQHCVFRCADQSNLKTHIKTKHGTDLPFKCEHCPQAFADEKELQQHTELFQGHKTHQCPHCDHKSTNSSDLKRHIISVHTKDFPHKCEVCEKGFHRPSELKKHSETHKGKKIHQCRHCDFKTSDPFVLSGHILSVHTKDLPFKCKRCKRGFRQQNELKKHMKTHSGRKVYQCQYCEYSTTDASGFKRHVISIHTKDYPHRCEFCKKGFRRPSEKNQHIMRHHKEAIL; translated from the exons TGGCTGGGATGGCTGGCACCGCTCACATCGATGGAGACCACATTGTCGTGTCAGTCCCTGAAGCCGTCCTGGTCTCTGACGTGGTCACGGACGACGGGATCACGCTGGACCACGGCCTGGCAGCCGAGGTGGTGCAGGGCCCCGACATCATCGCCGAGACCGACGTCGTCACCGAGGGCGTCATCGTGCCCGACTCGGTGCTGGAGGCCGACGTGGCCATCGAGGAGGCCCTGGACACCGGCGAGCACGTCCTGGCCTCGGACCTGATGGCGGAGACCGTGCGCGTTCCCGAgcaggtgtttgtggcagaccTCGTCACGGGCCCCGAGGGACACCTGGAGCACGTGGTGCAGGACGCCGTGCCCGGCGCCCACTCGCCCACCATGGTGTCCGAGGAGGTGCTGGTGACCAACTCGGACTCGGAGGCCGTGATCCAGGCTGCTGGCACCGTCCCTGGCTCCACTGTCACCATCAAAACCGAGGACGACGACGACGGCAAGAGCACTTCTGAAGACTACCTGATGATTTCTT TGGATGATGTTGGAGAGAAATTGGACCATATAGGAAGCACTCCCTTGAAGATCAGTACGGAGGTGGCAAATGATGATGTTGCTAAAGATGATGGCTTTGGTTCAGAAGTTATCAAAGTCTACATATTTAAAGCTGAAGCTGAAGATGATGTTGAAATAG GTGGGACAGAAATTGTCACTGAGAGTGACTTTCACAATGGCCATTCTGTAGCTGGAGTCATTGAACAAGGAGGTGTTGGGAGAGTGCAGCGAGAAAAAATGGTTTACATGGCTGTTAAGGACTCTTCTCAGGAAGATGAAGATATTA GCTGTGCTGAAATAGCAGATGAAGTTTATATGGAAGTTATTGTAGGGGAAGAAGAAGCCACATCCCTTCCAGACACCCAGCTTGAGGACTCGGGCGTGAATAAAACGTTTGTCCCCGTTGCTTGGGCTGCTGCTTACG GAGATGAAAGAAGGCTTCCCCGAAGATACGAAGATGGTCAAGCGGCAG GAAATAACTTGGATACACGATTAGAAAACAAAAACG CTGTTATAATAGGTCCTGATGGACAGCCCTTAACAGTTTACCCTTGTCATATTTGtgggaaaaaatttaaatccaGAGGATTCTTGAAAAGGCATATGAAGAACCATCCCGATCATATGATCAAGAAGAAATACCAGTGTACAGACTGTGACTTTACAACTAACAAAAAAGTAAGTTTCCACAATCATCTGGAAAGCCATAAACTTATAAATAAAGTTGATAAAACGCACGAGTTTACAGAGTACACGAGAAGATACAGAGAGGCGAGCCCGTTGAGTTCCAATAAACTCATCCTGAGGGACAAGGAGCCCAAGCTGCACAAGTGCAAATATTGTGACTATGAgagtgcagagcaggggctgctcaACAGGCACCTGCTGGCAGTCCATAGCAAGAACTTCCCTCATGTGTGCGTGgagtgcgggaagggcttccGCCACCCCTCGGAGCTGAAAAAGCACATGAGGACCCACACGGGGGAAAAGCCATACCAGTGTCAGCACTGCGTGTTCAGGTGTGCTGACCAGTCCAACCTGAAAACTCACATCAAAACCAAACACGGCACCGACCTGCCCTTTAAATGTGAGCACTGTCCCCAGGCCTTCGCCGACgagaaggagctgcagcagcacaccgAGCTCTTCCAAGGCCATAAGACtcaccagtgtccccactgtgaCCACAAGAGCACCAACTCCAGCGACCTGAAGCGACACATCATTTCAGTGCACACCAAGGATTTTCCCCACAAGTGTGAGGTGTGCGAGAAAGGCTTCCACCGGCCCTCGGAGCTCAAGAAGCATAGCGAGACCCATAAAGGGAAAAAGATCCACCAGTGTAGGCACTGTGACTTCAAAACCTCCGACCCCTTTGTGCTCAGTGGGCACATCCTCTCCGTGCACACCAAGGACCTGCCTTTTAAATGCAAACGGTGTAAAAGGGGCTTCAGGCAGCAGAACGAACTGAAGAAGCACATGAAGACCCACAGTGGCAGGAAGGTGTACCAGTGCCAGTACTGTGAGTACAGCACCACGGACGCGTCGGGCTTTAAGCGCCACGTCATCTCCATCCACACCAAAGACTACCCCCACAGGTGTGAGTTCTGCAAAAAGGGCTTCCGCAGGCCCTCCGAGAAAAATCAGCACATCATGAGGCACCACAAAGAGGCCATCCTGTGA
- the ZNF711 gene encoding zinc finger protein 711 isoform X3, giving the protein MDWELAIHGESGHHTPENSPAVDDVGEKLDHIGSTPLKISTEVANDDVAKDDGFGSEVIKVYIFKAEAEDDVEIGGTEIVTESDFHNGHSVAGVIEQGGVGRVQREKMVYMAVKDSSQEDEDISCAEIADEVYMEVIVGEEEATSLPDTQLEDSGVNKTFVPVAWAAAYGDERRLPRRYEDGQAAGNNLDTRLENKNGNATQYLQICDSISTNRVLKQKTKKRRRGEARQWQTAVIIGPDGQPLTVYPCHICGKKFKSRGFLKRHMKNHPDHMIKKKYQCTDCDFTTNKKVSFHNHLESHKLINKVDKTHEFTEYTRRYREASPLSSNKLILRDKEPKLHKCKYCDYESAEQGLLNRHLLAVHSKNFPHVCVECGKGFRHPSELKKHMRTHTGEKPYQCQHCVFRCADQSNLKTHIKTKHGTDLPFKCEHCPQAFADEKELQQHTELFQGHKTHQCPHCDHKSTNSSDLKRHIISVHTKDFPHKCEVCEKGFHRPSELKKHSETHKGKKIHQCRHCDFKTSDPFVLSGHILSVHTKDLPFKCKRCKRGFRQQNELKKHMKTHSGRKVYQCQYCEYSTTDASGFKRHVISIHTKDYPHRCEFCKKGFRRPSEKNQHIMRHHKEAIL; this is encoded by the exons ATGGATTGGGAGCTGGCAATCCACGGTGAATCTGGACATCACACACCTGAAAACAGCCCAGCAG TGGATGATGTTGGAGAGAAATTGGACCATATAGGAAGCACTCCCTTGAAGATCAGTACGGAGGTGGCAAATGATGATGTTGCTAAAGATGATGGCTTTGGTTCAGAAGTTATCAAAGTCTACATATTTAAAGCTGAAGCTGAAGATGATGTTGAAATAG GTGGGACAGAAATTGTCACTGAGAGTGACTTTCACAATGGCCATTCTGTAGCTGGAGTCATTGAACAAGGAGGTGTTGGGAGAGTGCAGCGAGAAAAAATGGTTTACATGGCTGTTAAGGACTCTTCTCAGGAAGATGAAGATATTA GCTGTGCTGAAATAGCAGATGAAGTTTATATGGAAGTTATTGTAGGGGAAGAAGAAGCCACATCCCTTCCAGACACCCAGCTTGAGGACTCGGGCGTGAATAAAACGTTTGTCCCCGTTGCTTGGGCTGCTGCTTACG GAGATGAAAGAAGGCTTCCCCGAAGATACGAAGATGGTCAAGCGGCAG GAAATAACTTGGATACACGATTAGAAAACAAAAACGGTAATGCAACACAGTACCTGCAGATTTGTGATAGCATTAGCACTAATAGAGTgctcaaacaaaaaaccaagaaaaggaggagaggagaggccaGGCAATGGCAAACAG CTGTTATAATAGGTCCTGATGGACAGCCCTTAACAGTTTACCCTTGTCATATTTGtgggaaaaaatttaaatccaGAGGATTCTTGAAAAGGCATATGAAGAACCATCCCGATCATATGATCAAGAAGAAATACCAGTGTACAGACTGTGACTTTACAACTAACAAAAAAGTAAGTTTCCACAATCATCTGGAAAGCCATAAACTTATAAATAAAGTTGATAAAACGCACGAGTTTACAGAGTACACGAGAAGATACAGAGAGGCGAGCCCGTTGAGTTCCAATAAACTCATCCTGAGGGACAAGGAGCCCAAGCTGCACAAGTGCAAATATTGTGACTATGAgagtgcagagcaggggctgctcaACAGGCACCTGCTGGCAGTCCATAGCAAGAACTTCCCTCATGTGTGCGTGgagtgcgggaagggcttccGCCACCCCTCGGAGCTGAAAAAGCACATGAGGACCCACACGGGGGAAAAGCCATACCAGTGTCAGCACTGCGTGTTCAGGTGTGCTGACCAGTCCAACCTGAAAACTCACATCAAAACCAAACACGGCACCGACCTGCCCTTTAAATGTGAGCACTGTCCCCAGGCCTTCGCCGACgagaaggagctgcagcagcacaccgAGCTCTTCCAAGGCCATAAGACtcaccagtgtccccactgtgaCCACAAGAGCACCAACTCCAGCGACCTGAAGCGACACATCATTTCAGTGCACACCAAGGATTTTCCCCACAAGTGTGAGGTGTGCGAGAAAGGCTTCCACCGGCCCTCGGAGCTCAAGAAGCATAGCGAGACCCATAAAGGGAAAAAGATCCACCAGTGTAGGCACTGTGACTTCAAAACCTCCGACCCCTTTGTGCTCAGTGGGCACATCCTCTCCGTGCACACCAAGGACCTGCCTTTTAAATGCAAACGGTGTAAAAGGGGCTTCAGGCAGCAGAACGAACTGAAGAAGCACATGAAGACCCACAGTGGCAGGAAGGTGTACCAGTGCCAGTACTGTGAGTACAGCACCACGGACGCGTCGGGCTTTAAGCGCCACGTCATCTCCATCCACACCAAAGACTACCCCCACAGGTGTGAGTTCTGCAAAAAGGGCTTCCGCAGGCCCTCCGAGAAAAATCAGCACATCATGAGGCACCACAAAGAGGCCATCCTGTGA